The sequence below is a genomic window from Gopherus evgoodei ecotype Sinaloan lineage chromosome 9, rGopEvg1_v1.p, whole genome shotgun sequence.
GAATCCTCTTGTTCCTGTGCCCTTTCCTAGGACAAGATTGTTAATAAATTGAAGACTCAAAATAGGGCACAACACTAAATAATAGTGACTGTTTCTGCTGCCCacacctgggaaggggaatgaTTTATGCTTCTATGCTAGGTAGCGCTTTCCTGCCTACCATGGGGAGACCCACACTAGCACTCCCCTGACCTTGGGAATCTCTACTCTGCTGCCCTTACCTAAGAGGAAGGAAACCTTATACAGTATTTACATTTCTGTAGGTTATATGCTTCCTCCTACTCTTGACACTTGCACCTATAACTCCCAGTTTTAAAGGCCCAACGGCTGTAACAGATTAACTGAAATGTATCTGTGCACCCACTGCCCTGTTACAAGGACCACCATGCTGGCCTTCCGTATAAAGGCACTAAACTCTCAAACCCTTTCCCACAGCTCAGGTAATAAATCTGATTAGGACATAATCCAGGTGATTGTTTCCCAGGACAGACAGCTAAGACTATTCTGCAGTTTAGTTGTTAAGGAGAGAGCCCACAGAAAGAACGTGCATCTTACTATACATGTGGCAAGACTCAAGTTTAGCCTGATCTCTAGTGATAAATTCCCCAGCCAAGGAAATGCAGTCACTCTGTGTGGAATGAAAGAAGCAGGATTGTGAATCATACCTGGTAATGGCAAGGCTTTGTCCTTCAAAATAGCTTTACCTGATTAAAGTTTTGGATTGTATTACAGCGAAAACCAAGTTCTTTTGACTGATGTTTCATCTGAGAGCTGCCTGTATCAGCAACTCTGCTTCTCTGAAGATACCTGGATTTCTATGCTAGGGTTCTCAGCTCCCTGGCATGAGACAGGCTGGAGCTTCCTTAGCTCGCCAAAATTTTAAGCCCACGGGGCATAGGCAGCTAGTACTTATTCTGATACCAACTGCCAGTTTCCACTTCCTTTGTTAGAATAAAGATAAGCTGCTCCATCCAGTGCACAGACAAGAGATTGAACACAGATTTCTGAGGATAAAGACCTTGAGGGAATACTTTTCCCGAGTTAATTTGGAAACAACTGTATCCTGTAACATTACCATAATCTTTAGGATTGGTAAAAAAGCATTATAATTCTTGCTGCTCCTCTCATGACAATGTACAGTGGCTTAACAATTTAAACTACAGTAGAAAGTTAGAGGAATTATAATTGCAATTTAAAAGTTAGGAACCTCTTTTAAACTATGAACAGAAAAAGTTTATGTTGAGATAAAATTGAATCTTTACAAATAATTTCCATAACCTCTCAAAAGGTGTCTTTTCTTTCTAGGAAAAAATGATTTCCGAAAGCAGTTCTTTTGTGAAAGGTATGGTGTTAGGAGGACTCTTCTGTGTATTTGTTACACTCATAGGACATAATAAGATGGGCCATGGGAGTAAAGCACATCATCATGAGCATCATCATATTCAAGCACCTAACATAGAAGATGTCTCAAATTTGTCAGAAGCTGAGCGCATGGAGCTCAGCCATAGTATCCGTGTTTATTGTATCATCCTTGTCAAACCTAAAGATCTTGGAAATTGGGCTGCTGTGAAAGAAACATGGAGCAAACACTGTGACAAGGCCGAATTCTACAGTTCTGAAAGTGTTAAGGTGTTTGATTCTGTTGTTCTCAACACAAATGACATGTGGGTGATGGTGAGAAATGCTTATAAATTAGCATATGAACGCTATAAAGATGAGTACAACTGGTTCTTTCTAGCACATCCAACTACATTTGCTGTTATAGAAAATCTCAAATatttcttgctgaaaaaagacCCATCGCAGCCTTTTTATATAGGTCATACTGTAAAATCAGGAGAGCTTGAGTACGTAGATGGTGATGGAGGAATTGTCTTAAGTATAGAGTCCCTAAAAAGACTCTCTAAAATTTTTGAAGACCCTGATAAGTGTCCAGAACAGGGAGGCTTGCTTTGGAAACTCTCTGAGGATAAACAGCTAGCAGTCTGCCTGAAATATACTGGAGTATTAGCTGAAAATGCAGAAGATTCTGAAGGAAAAGATGTCTTTAACACCAAATCAGTTGGTTCTCTTATTAAAGAAGCAATGGCTAATCACCCTCAACAAGTAGTAGAGGGATGCTGTTCTGACATGGCCATCACTTTCAATGGATTGGCTCCTAACCACATGCATGTAATGATGTATGGCGTTTATAGGCTCAGAGCATATGGGCACAATTTCAAAGATGCACTGGTTTTCTTACCTCCCGCAGATTCAGACAATGACTGATATCTGTTCAAAGAAGGCATATGTATTGCGTAGAACATGCAGTCAGCTGTTAATGCATAATGTGACTTGCATGTATACAAGCTGGTGCAATTTTTGTATTTGATGGTATCTGTGTATTTTTTGCACATCAGGGTTTgttcattttagttttaaaagggggaatcttttttttctaaaacttttataCAAAAATGTTTCTGGCTCTTGACTGTGTTGGAATGAAAAATGTTAATGGTAATGCTAAAATCTTTGTGTGATAAAGGAAATGAATTTATAGGGGATATTTGTATGGCTAAATATTTATAAGTGAAAACAAATGAATCTtaatgtattgtaatttaaatatatttttgcaaGATTTTTTGATTTTGAACTCTTCCATGCACTCCTTGAAAATCTTTATATCTTTCTAAGATGtacaaataaaactgaaaatacagATTTAGTATTAAAGTACACCTTTAAGCTGTTTTCTTTACACTAGTGCatagagcaattttttttttcagtttgttgtaGTCTAGAATAGAAATGTCAGTGGCCTGAATTTTTACACTTTCAGAAAAATGTAGCAGTATAATATGAAGAAACCTAATCAACTTCGTAACCAGCTGAAGGCTGCTGTGTCTACTGATAGTGCTGTTTAGTCAGACTTCTATAAGAAAAAAACATGCATTTCCTGTTTTACTTTGTACACGTGCTAGCACTCTGcacagctgggagaggagagCATATCCACTCTCTTCGCTGCCTTCTGCAAAAGCACGAGTGAAgctgaaattaagaggcagcacacagatgGGTGCAGGAGACAGAGGGATCAAGCCAGAGGATGTGACCAAGCATGTTTGGTATTGCTGTTGGGACCCATCTAAAGGATCCGTCTAACcatcagtgggggaggggaatcttCATGTAAAACAAATTTGTTCAGGTAACTCAGGAAATGCTCCATTAAACAGAATGTCTAGCAATTTCAAAAAATCACGATGGCAATGTACCTTTAATGTACTCTCACCCAAAACACTGAAGGTGACAATATTGTAATGCTGcatctgaaacaaaaatattgtttGCTATAAATCCAAATTCGGGGCTTTTCCTTCTTTCCATGCCATAGTAGACATTACACTACTGTTCACTTCTGTTCTATATTACATACACTGGTTTTATATACTTAAGTACCATACTCAAGCTGGCTAGTTAAGTGTTTACACATATCACTGCTTCCATGGAAATAATTGGGTTAGCAcaagggagggggtgtgtgttttTAGAGAAAATATCAACCCCAATTGTGGAAAATGTTGTATTACAATTTCACTTTTACAACAAACTAGTATTAGTTAGCCAATTGCAAGTATCACAGAAAGGTAGATAGTGACTCAGCGTCACTAAATGTGTAGTACAAACAAGTAGGGAGAAGGTTTGTAATCTGGAATGACCAGTTAAAAATTAAgatgaaagggtttttttcattctttacCATTTCTATAGTTAGAAGAGTATCCCTTTAactcatttattttttcaaaaattgttaCTGTGACATTAAAACCTGTTAAGCTGTGGCAGAGGAAACTTCAGCTAAAGGTAGTTTTATCAAATGTGgatttacattttaaagaagTCTCTTATAGAAGAACCAACCAAAACTTGTGGAAgttaaacatttgaaatacatatatttaaaacaaactggTGCAGTTGGCTGATTTCATTCACCTCATCAAGTGAGGTGTCCTTTTTTAGTAATACCTGGCTCACTCTTATATTGTACTTGGCATCCAGAGATCTGCTATGTAAGGATTGGCTGTTTCATGTAATTGTATGCACAGCAGAGATTCTGCAAATAGTTGGATGTGTTACTACTCAAGTACAAGATATTAACGTTTATTTTTAACTAACCCATTCCAGTAAGTCAGAAAGTGCTTGTGTATTTTCTAAACTCCATATTCATAAAATAATCTTCCCAAAATTCTTTTGAACTGCACCTATGGTCAGAAAAGAGACTAAAAATAGGCATCTCCTTACTCAGCTCTCCTGTGTAATTCAGAATTCATATAGTGACAAGTTTTTACTCCTGTAAGGAACGTGGTGTCACATATTATGGGAAAGGGAGCTAGAGTGTATTTAAATCCATACACAAAATTAACTAAATTATAATTAGAGAATCTTTTATGGCTGATGTGAGAACCAGTGAGAGCACAGCTTTACAATCCTGGATATTAGAAAAAGCTAGTTTGGAAGTgtagcagagctgagctggaagCCAGTGAAGCAATAAATGTGGAATATTACACTCTATTTAGAGAGCAACTACATTTTAAATCATTACAGTCTCTACAAGTCACCAGCCTCAGTCCCCCAAGGTCACAGTACCACAGTAAATACCAGTATTTCTGTGTAGAATTCTTCTGCCCCACCCTTAATTTCAAAAGACGTGGAAGGAGGGGCTGTAGTTGTCATGTACTGTTGGTACTAGACTGCTCTATTATAGCTCCTCCGTCTACCTACACATTTCCAACATTTTCTTTGTGGAAAGGGCTATATTTTACTGCACTCCTGCCCTAGCAGAAGGGAACTAGCAGGTTACTCAGTTTCCAAAAGTCTTTTTGGCAGGGGGAGATTCAATAGGTATTTCCTTCACCCATTCTTGGTTGATGCTGATAGGCTAAAACTGGGAGGCCTGGCCTACACCCAAAGTTGCAGCAGTTCAACTAAAGATgtcattttaaacagatttaattAACTTGCTCAGTGACTGGACATTCTTAAATCAATGTAAACGTACCCATCTAAAGTTACAGCAGCAAGTTAGAATGATGTgtgtccatagagcaggggttctcaaacttttgtactgacgacccctttcacacagcaagcctctgagtgcgacctcccttatacattaaaaacacttaaatatatttaacaccattataaatgttggagggaaagcagggtttggggtggaagctgacagttCATGACCCCCCTGTAATAATCTCATGATCccgaggggtcatgacccccagtttgaaaacccctgccaTAGAGGGACCTGCCCTGATATTACTATTCTTTTCCAAATAGTGGCAGGGCAGGCAATGTTAGCGCTATTTGCTTTACTTGAAAGCAACTTTAAAACTATGCAAATCATAGCCAGAAGTTATTAGAAGTAAGATACTCCCATCTCTCATTCTGTGATCTGTAACCAATTCACTTCCATTTCTTACGTTATCAGCTTCCCTTGTTACCCAAGGGAAGTTTAGTTGACAGTATTTCATCATTTAACATCAACAAGGGAGTCAAAGGGAAAGTAGAATAAATTTCCTATGCAGCCCCTCCCAGAACAGGCCCACTTTTCTGTATTGTGTCAGATGCTTTGTGAAGTAAGGAAAAAATTCTGAATTTACTTGACTAGTACAAATTAAGGCATGTAATGTAATCCCACATATGGTTAATGGTGAGTTCAGAGAAGTTTTATTACCAAGTTTAAAGACTGACATGTAACTGTTTTAGAATAAAATGTGAGCACTGATATTGTATAGCTTTCTTTGTGCAACAATGTTAGAGTAGTACCCACCAAACTGGTTAGTGTAGTTTTCATTCCTTGGTTAATGCATTAAGTAGCTGGAGCATTAGAATTCTGTCACTTTCAAAAAAGTGATGCCTTTTAACTTAGTGTGAAAGAAGAAGAGAAATATTCAAGCTAGCACTACCTATTAAGTAAAATATATTTCGTATCccatatttgtaataaaacttCAGGATAAGGGAAGAGAGTATTTTTCTAAGTCAATAGTTCTTGAATTAGAGAAtccaaaaatgttgaaacaaaacacacacagaatgaGACAGAAACCATTTGATACAAAATTAAAAACTGCAAATACAAATAAGATTTACAATATTAATAAATCCTTCCAACAATGACTTATGTAGAGTTATTACTCTGGTCATTCTATGAGTGGTAGAGACCTCAGATGTTTCCACACAACACAGCATTCTTTCTGCATGCACAATCACTTAAATACAGAGGATGAGTCTGTGCATGCAGTCCCCGTTCATTAGTAGTAACTACATGTGCAGGTGATAGGGTGCACAAATGGAGGCCTAGTTGAtaccctttttaaaatttggcccAGAAATACTAACTTCTGGTTACAGGATCTGTTAGCGCTTACCACTGTAGCCATTTAAAGTTTCCCCAGTTACTACAGATTTTCAATGCAGAGAAAAAACTGATCTCAAATATCATGTGGTAACTGATCATTTGAATAGTATATCCTGTGTATCCTGGTGATGTCACATGTCTCACAATCCAGTGTTTATTTTATAGTCCACAAAACTAATTGTATCTTAAAAAATGGCCACTCAGCTGAGTAAGATATTCAAACCATTACTGTTGGACAATAAGTTAAATTAGAATTTGACACAAAGTATATGGAACATAGAAACATCCAGTTTGTGTTTTGTGAGTTTGACTTTTCATCCTTCTAGACTGCCTGTTATCAAAAGCAAATGCATTAACACATTTTAGAAATTTTATATACAAAACGCATTAAATATATcctaaatccaatttaaattactGTGCTAGGAGAGAGCACAAAATTGTACAGCTGTTAACTTTCTCTCTTCCTGGCAGGAAGTGTTCTATTCACTGTTCACATATGACCTTTTCATCAGATATAATCTTCAAGCAGCAGTCTGACAACATGGGTTTAGGATAAACGCTTAAGAACTGTAATAAAGTCTAGAAAACTATTGCCACTAACAGGACTTTAGCATTCACTTGATTTATTTAGCGTAGCCACTGAACGAAATAAATTTGTACATTCAGTCACATTAAAAACAGAAGGAATTACAAAGCAGTCCATTTTCTCTAAGTGCATTCCTTTGGGGTCACACAGTTTCTTCTGCTTCACTTATAGGTCTTCATATGCCAGAGGCCATCATTTAAATAATGGATATTTTCAATGCCAATCCCTTTGTTGACTTTCTCACTgtgaaaggaaaaattaaatgtaaaaaggtATAATAGTTCATTACCATATTCTTCCAGTTCAACCCAACTAACCTTTTGGGCTCATCTACATTACATTTTgtagtcatagattcatagactctaggactggaagggacctcgagaggtcatcgagtccagtcccctgccctcatggcgggaccaaatactgtctagaccatccttgatagacatttatctaacctgctcttaaatatctccagaaatggagattctacaacctccctaggcaatttcaTGTTAGTTCACTTATGTTAAAATACACAGAAAGCTGTAGAAGAGCCTCTTTATGTAAGCTGAACGTGACTTTATACCttagtttttaatttaaacagcATCTTTACAAAATAACAAAGTACATAAAAAATAATCCTTGAAGTAGGAATCAAACTTTAGTGCTCAGCTGCACCTCACACCACAACCAAATATTTGACGAACAAACAAGTAGTATGAaactagaaaaaacaaacagcatctACCAGAAAAAGACTGTCCAGTGCTAAGAAACACCAAAAAATCCTGTCAGACTGAaatgaaataacatttttatCATCGGGTGGTCTTCCACTCACTCAACCAAGTACATCATCTATCTGCTGcagattctctctctcatgcatagagccctgcaaatccacaggTATTCATTTTATATCTGTGGATAGCAGCACGGCTGCAgctacaaattttgtatccgcaGAGGGCTCTGATGGTAAGAGCTGGgcaggcagctgtgaggaacCGCAGCatggatcctccacctgccctaggtgggaggtctggggggcagggagttgcTTGGGTCtcatgcccagggcaggtggagggtctccCACAGCTGCCCGCCTGCCTCTTACcatggctgggctgcagctccaaGCAGTGCCCCTGGCCGGAGCTGGGAGAACTGCGCTGACAGCTGTGGAGAGCTGTGGTCCCTCCACCTGGCCTGGGCTGAGGGGCAGGGACACTGAGCTGGTAGGCTGCTGTGGCCCCCTGCCCAgtgcaggtggagggtccgctgcagatccccacagcagccagtgcagctctCTCCAACCGGGCTCCGACAAgggcggagggggaggagagagaggggatgCCTCAGAGCCTCAGCCTGGCCCCCAGCGTAGAGCCCTGAAAATCCACCGATAGCCAGAGATAATTTTTGCGGATAacagatcagatgcagatacacatttgtgtatccacacagggctctactCATACAAATTTCCATGGCATCAtaattttttcctcctgctgggaAGGTAGCTGTGGAGGAGACTGCACAGCCTAATGTTCTTATAGTCTCATCAGTGAAGCAGCAAGAGGTACTAATGACCTATGATCAGTCCTCTCCCTCTGGATATCAGTTCTCTACTGATATAACACTCCATTTTTAATGGCCtagatttattgatttatttcttAACTGAGGGGCCCTGTTCAACAGGATCATGTACTGATCCAGGCCCTTTCATCTGAGTGCTAGGGacatcacacaaaactgaacctCAGTCATCTTCATGACAGTGCAATGCACCACCACCAGCACCCAGGCCACTCCTAGATGTGTTTTAGGCATATTTTAACTCAAAACCATATTTGTGCTTCTCTTCCACTTATTTATGGTAATTAACAGCACAGGCTGTTTCTATATATTAGGTAATGATTTGAATTGAAGAATTCCAATGCCTGCCAAGGTGACAAAAGTCATTCAAGCAGCAGGAATCTCCCAGTTGTCATCCTACCAATTTGTAATTGCACCCTTTTGACAGAACCCTCAGTTATTCAACCAACCCTTCTATTACTTGAGAAAACTTCACTTTCTTCAAAGTTCCAATTAGGAAAATTATGACCAATCCCCTGGCATACATCCTGGTATGGCGTCAGAGATGGAAAGATTCTGGATTCCAGCAATGTGGAGAGTTCTGAATTCCAACTCTGCCACCAGCTCTAGTTGCAAGCAAGTCACttagtgactcagtttccctgtttaTAAAATGAGAATACCTACTTCCTTCATGAGAGTTGAGAATTGCAAACAATACGTAACTGAAGTGCTCTGAAACGTAcaaagtgctttagaaatgaTTCTTCTTCTCATAGCCTTTTGTTTCTAAATTATGCTTTGTGTGCATATCCCCTCAATACAAACACCATATGGAATTTAATTCCAgccccaagcaggaaaaaaaacagcaatCAGTCTAGGTTTAAAAACTGGAAGAAATGTTACATacctctggagatatttattTTACAACAGCAACTGCCCCATTAATCTAATGACTAGCCCAACTGTAAGCAGCAATTTGACTTGTTACATGCCAACCTTCTGTCATTGATTGTAGCTGCAGAAAAAGTGGTGGGTGTTCTCAAGGTACATTAAAAAGCAGAAGATTATGAAACAATATATTATAGTAACCTGGGCACTATATCGGTTCTCTCTATTCTCATTTTCCTTTGTtatttgtttttccctctctATTCCCTTATCTTTCTCTCCTTCCATTTGCCTTTCTTTCAGAGTGAAGATATTCAGGGGTTAGACTGCAAGACTGGAAGTTTGAATACCTATATTCTAGCCCACATCTgcaatgaccttgggcaagttattgcAGACCTGAGACAAGACTACATGTATCCACACTTCCCTCTatgttctcatctgtaaaatgtagatAGTGCTACAAAATAATATTTATCTACTTCTCAGGGAGAGTTTCTGCTTATTTAattatcagaggggcagccgtgttagtctgtaaaaagcaacagagagtcctgtggcactttatagactaacagacatattggagcataagctttcgtgggaaaTAATGTTTTAATGTTTCACATGTTTACAGTGCCACATCAAGAGCCTCAAAGTGTAGAAATTTCAAGAGCATCTCACTGATTTTAGGAGTCTATGTATCATTTTCAAAAATCACTTAGGCATCGTCTACACCTCaaacttaggttgacctagctaagtcactcaggggtgtgaaaaatgtcAAACCCTGAGACACAGTTAAGCCCACTTAGTGCACAGTATAGATACCACTAAGTAGATGGAAAAATTCTTAGCTGCAGCGctacaactgtgccactgtaacaCTTGTAGTGTAGAGTGCCTTAGATACTTAGAaacctgagggctggtctacactgaaaacttacattgTCATAGCTACatggaaaaatccacaccccaaaagacatagctatgccatcctaaccccccagtgtagacagcacttggTCAACTGAAGagctcttccattgacctagctaccgcctctcaacGAGTTGGATtacctacagcaatgggagaacccctccatCGCCggagtgagtgtctacactgaagtgctacagtagtGCGGCTGCAgcgctgtagcattttaagtgtagacacaccctaagggcttgtctacacttacattttatagcgctctaacttgctggctcacaGGCGTGAAAAAtaacccccctgagcgcagcaagtttgaACGTTTTAAAGTACTAGTGAGGACAGACTCCCAGCGCTTGCAGCTATTcacctcatggaggtggattactctcacacttcaaagcgctcccgcggctGTGCTTTGAAGCTTCTAGTGTAGACGAAGCCTCAGtcagttaggtgcttttgaaaaaaaacaaaaaaacaaaaaaaacttacatTAATAGTAGTTAGGTGATAAAAAGTTTCCTCCCCCTACTTTCTGAGCTAAGGAAACATCCCTTTCTGTTAACCATTCTCTAGTAGTTTTTCACTTTGCTTCCAGAAGAATCTTAGCCAAGTTACCTAACTTCAGCAAGCAGGAATTCTATGCACAGGAGATGAACTAGGGGTAGGACAAGAGAACAACATGAAGAAAAGGGCAAGTGGCAGAAATAAAGAGTGCCAGTAAAACTTCTAATCTCTACTGTCCTGGCAAACATGAAAAGTTCACCTCATTACTGTGATGGACTCAAGCCTCTTAAACCTCAAACTACAACTGTCGCAGGACATTGACCCCTATCAGTTAGCAAGTATTTTATATACAGACACTTTTGTTTGAGGCCTTTATGTAAAtaaaacagcaaacaaaaatt
It includes:
- the C1GALT1C1 gene encoding C1GALT1-specific chaperone 1, translating into MISESSSFVKGMVLGGLFCVFVTLIGHNKMGHGSKAHHHEHHHIQAPNIEDVSNLSEAERMELSHSIRVYCIILVKPKDLGNWAAVKETWSKHCDKAEFYSSESVKVFDSVVLNTNDMWVMVRNAYKLAYERYKDEYNWFFLAHPTTFAVIENLKYFLLKKDPSQPFYIGHTVKSGELEYVDGDGGIVLSIESLKRLSKIFEDPDKCPEQGGLLWKLSEDKQLAVCLKYTGVLAENAEDSEGKDVFNTKSVGSLIKEAMANHPQQVVEGCCSDMAITFNGLAPNHMHVMMYGVYRLRAYGHNFKDALVFLPPADSDND